Proteins encoded in a region of the Zea mays cultivar B73 chromosome 2, Zm-B73-REFERENCE-NAM-5.0, whole genome shotgun sequence genome:
- the LOC103647389 gene encoding probable serine/threonine-protein kinase PBL28 isoform X1: MFNIVSSWNKRRRSRSLDQLNPWVYKPAELWQAKEQEHHHPPPKKRSCTMVFTLKEMEEATNLFSDRNLIGKGGFGRVYRGVLKDGQIVAVKKMELPTCKQADGEREFRVEIDILSRLDHPNLVTLIGYCADGKHRFVVYEYMPRGNLQDILNGDTHPPHIHHNVQSGGSQSGVSQIHSGIGEVRMDWPLRLRIALGAARALAYLHSSTAVGVPVVHRDFKSSNILLTDHYEAKISDFGLAKLLQQDQDLHTTTRVLGTFGYFDPEYALTGKLTLQSDVYAFGVVLLELLTGRRAIDLSQGPQEQNLIVGIHQAVGDRKKLRKVVDRDMPRGSYTLESVSMFAALAARCVCFDSAGRPPMQDCVKELQFIMYANMKI; the protein is encoded by the exons ATGTTCAACATAGTTTCGTCGTGGAACAAGAGGCGGAGAAGCAGGTCACTCGACCAGCTAAATCCCT GGGTGTACAAGCCGGCTGAGCTATGGCAGGCGAAGGAGCAGGAGCACCACCACCCGCCGCCCAAGAAGCGCAGCTGCACCATGGTGTTCACGCTCAAGGAGATGGAGGAGGCGACCAACCTGTTCAGCGACCGCAACCTCATCGGCAAGGGAGGCTTCGGCCGGGTTTACAGAGGCGTGCTCAAGGATGGCCAG ATCGTCGCCGTCAAGAAGATGGAGCTGCCGACTTGCAAGCAGGCCGACGGCGAGCGCGAGTTCCGGGTGGAGATCGACATCCTGAGCAGGCTAGACCACCCCAACCTGGTCACGCTCATCGGCTACTGCGCCGACGGCAAGCACCGGTTCGTGGTGTACGAGTACATGCCCAGGGGCAACCTCCAGGACATCCTCAACGGTGACACCCATCCCCCCCATATACACCACAATGTTCAGAGCGGAGGGTCACAATCTGGCGTCTCTCAAATCCATTCAGGCATTGGGGAGGTGAGGATGGACTGGCCGCTGCGCCTGCGGATCGCGCTGGGAGCGGCGCGGGCGCTGGCCTACCTGCACTCCAGCACGGCCGTCGGCGTCCCCGTCGTCCACAGGGACTTCAAGTCCAGCAACATCCTCCTCACCGACCACTACGAGGCAAAG ATCTCGGACTTCGGGCTCGCCAAGCTGCTGCAGCAGGACCAGGACCTGCACACCACCACCAGGGTGCTGGGCACGTTCGGCTACTTCGACCCCGAATACGCGCTG ACAGGGAAGCTGACGCTGCAGAGCGACGTGTACGCGTTCGGCGTGGTGCTGCTGGAGCTGCTGACGGGGCGGCGGGCCATCGACCTGAGCCAGGGGCCGCAGGAGCAGAACCTCATCGTCGGCATCCACCAGGCGGTGGGCGACCGCAAGAAGCTGCGCAAGGTGGTGGACCGGGACATGCCCAGGGGCTCCTACACGCTGGAGTCGGTGTCCATGTTCGCCGCGCTCGCCGCGCGCTGCGTCTGCTTTGACAGCGCCGGCCGCCCGCCCATGCAGGACTGCGTCAAGGAGCTCCAGTTCATCATGTACGCTAACATGAAGATATGA
- the LOC103647389 gene encoding probable serine/threonine-protein kinase PBL28 isoform X2 has product MFNIVSSWNKRRRSRSLDQLNPWVYKPAELWQAKEQEHHHPPPKKRSCTMVFTLKEMEEATNLFSDRNLIGKGGFGRVYRGVLKDGQIVAVKKMELPTCKQADGEREFRVEIDILSRLDHPNLVTLIGYCADGKHRFVVYEYMPRGNLQDILNGIGEVRMDWPLRLRIALGAARALAYLHSSTAVGVPVVHRDFKSSNILLTDHYEAKISDFGLAKLLQQDQDLHTTTRVLGTFGYFDPEYALTGKLTLQSDVYAFGVVLLELLTGRRAIDLSQGPQEQNLIVGIHQAVGDRKKLRKVVDRDMPRGSYTLESVSMFAALAARCVCFDSAGRPPMQDCVKELQFIMYANMKI; this is encoded by the exons ATGTTCAACATAGTTTCGTCGTGGAACAAGAGGCGGAGAAGCAGGTCACTCGACCAGCTAAATCCCT GGGTGTACAAGCCGGCTGAGCTATGGCAGGCGAAGGAGCAGGAGCACCACCACCCGCCGCCCAAGAAGCGCAGCTGCACCATGGTGTTCACGCTCAAGGAGATGGAGGAGGCGACCAACCTGTTCAGCGACCGCAACCTCATCGGCAAGGGAGGCTTCGGCCGGGTTTACAGAGGCGTGCTCAAGGATGGCCAG ATCGTCGCCGTCAAGAAGATGGAGCTGCCGACTTGCAAGCAGGCCGACGGCGAGCGCGAGTTCCGGGTGGAGATCGACATCCTGAGCAGGCTAGACCACCCCAACCTGGTCACGCTCATCGGCTACTGCGCCGACGGCAAGCACCGGTTCGTGGTGTACGAGTACATGCCCAGGGGCAACCTCCAGGACATCCTCAACG GCATTGGGGAGGTGAGGATGGACTGGCCGCTGCGCCTGCGGATCGCGCTGGGAGCGGCGCGGGCGCTGGCCTACCTGCACTCCAGCACGGCCGTCGGCGTCCCCGTCGTCCACAGGGACTTCAAGTCCAGCAACATCCTCCTCACCGACCACTACGAGGCAAAG ATCTCGGACTTCGGGCTCGCCAAGCTGCTGCAGCAGGACCAGGACCTGCACACCACCACCAGGGTGCTGGGCACGTTCGGCTACTTCGACCCCGAATACGCGCTG ACAGGGAAGCTGACGCTGCAGAGCGACGTGTACGCGTTCGGCGTGGTGCTGCTGGAGCTGCTGACGGGGCGGCGGGCCATCGACCTGAGCCAGGGGCCGCAGGAGCAGAACCTCATCGTCGGCATCCACCAGGCGGTGGGCGACCGCAAGAAGCTGCGCAAGGTGGTGGACCGGGACATGCCCAGGGGCTCCTACACGCTGGAGTCGGTGTCCATGTTCGCCGCGCTCGCCGCGCGCTGCGTCTGCTTTGACAGCGCCGGCCGCCCGCCCATGCAGGACTGCGTCAAGGAGCTCCAGTTCATCATGTACGCTAACATGAAGATATGA